Proteins from one Podospora pseudoanserina strain CBS 124.78 chromosome 1, whole genome shotgun sequence genomic window:
- the atp12 gene encoding ATP synthase mitochondrial F1 complex assembly factor 2 (EggNog:ENOG503NVZS; COG:C), whose protein sequence is MHPLSRQLLSSSCSHPPPLFSDRFANMVPAMRLCLTLPLRAAGRRRTAAFTSTRAIHNNPPKPAKVVPVYGTGPPPEPPTPAAEYAVEERLARRKRQAEMLRQAKDIRKKNGNNSKPADLNAPVLKRRFWKDVSIKEVIGAYQIHLDSRPLRHPTTKSIIRIPLSKPQLAHALAVEWDQLLSAQEATKQHLIPLTSLVCRAVDIGAEDAAHPGGPGPIRESIVTGMMRYLDTDSLLCWAPPADSTDPHAPSSYLNDEGKSLRDLQEEAAGGVVGWLTSKVWPGVNIVPVLEDSGSILPRKQEPGVREVVQGWVFGLSCWELAGIERATLGGKSLLTAARLVCEWSEERQDLTQGEERKFGVEEAARVVSVEVEWQTRRWGEVEDTHDVEKEDLRRQLGSVILLVGGTGR, encoded by the exons ATGCATCCCCTCTCCCGACAgctcctttcctcctcctgcagccacccaccaccccttttctccGACCGGTTCGCCAACATGGTGCCAGCAATGAGACTCTGCCTCACCCTGCCCCTCCGcgcggcggggaggaggaggacggcggcCTTCACGTCGACGAGGGCGAttcacaacaaccccccgaAACCGGCCAAAGTAGTACCCGTGTACGGCACCGGTCCTCCCCCCGAACCTCCCACCCCGGCGGCAGAGTACGCGGTAGAGGAGCGCCTcgcgaggaggaaaagacaGGCCGAGATGCTCAGACAGGCAAAAGACATTCGCAAGAAAaacggcaacaacagcaaacctGCCGACCTGAACGCGCCGGTGTTGAAaaggaggttttggaaggATGTCTCCATCAAGGAGGTTATCG GAGCCTACCAGATCCACCTCGACTCCCGCCCCCTCCGGCACCCAACTACAAAATCGATCATCCGCATCCCCTTGTCCAAACCCCAGCTCGCCCAcgcgctggcggtggagtGGGACCAGTTACTGTCTGCGCAGGAGGCGACGAAGCAGCATCTTATCCCACTTACGTCTTTGGTCTGCAGGGCGGTTGACATTGGGGCTGAGGACGCTGCGCATCCTGGCGGTCCTGGTCCGATAAGGGAGTCTATTGTCACCGGTATGATGCGGTATCTCGACACGGACAGCTTGTTGTGCTGGGCGCCGCCTGCTGATAGCACCGACCCCCACGCGCCGAGCAGTTACCTCAATGATGAGGGGAAGAGCTTGAGGGATCTGcaagaggaggcggcggggggtgtggtgggttggttgacGAGTAAGGTCTGGCCGGGGGTGAATATCGTGCCGGTGTTGGAGGATAGCGGGAGCATACTGCCCAGGAAACAAGAgccgggggtgagggaggttgtgcaggggtgggtgtttgggttgagtTGCTGGGAGCTTGCGGGCATCGAGAGGGCGACACTTGGGGGGAAGAGCTTGCTTACGGCCGCGAGGTTGGTTTGTGAGTGGAGCGAGGAGAGGCAAGACCTGAcccagggggaggagagaaagtttggggtggaggaggcggcgagggtggtgagcgtGGAGGTTGAGTGGCAGACCCGGAggtggggagaggtggaggatacACATGATGTAGAGAAGGAAGATTTGAGGAGGCAGCTGGGGAGTGTTATCTTGCTTGTTGGGGGGACTGGGAGGTAG